Proteins encoded within one genomic window of Marasmius oreades isolate 03SP1 chromosome 6, whole genome shotgun sequence:
- a CDS encoding uncharacterized protein (antiSMASH:Cluster_6.1): MSFCQRYLAPNSWALKPSPSSLAPPEYQRWTNEDMDPVPPNRRTWSTRNYITYWISDAANAPTWQCASSMIAIGLSWRESLAAVAIAHVIIAAVMVLNGTIGARLHVAFPLLNRSSFGFWFSYFSVLSRIILAMFWFGVQTYTGSECTYQMIKAIWPSTGRIPNRLPESANITTVGMMCYVIFWLIQFPLLLVSPQRIKYLFTVKAVIVPLAFIIMLVWAMVRAPPRVSLGPQKSTVAGSDLRWAWLSAMNSALGIYATVAVNIPDFTRYAKTERAQYVQLAVIPIAFTLVAFCGIAVTSAGQVLFNETLWDPTKFIDRAWGVNNRAAAFFASFSFALASIGTNISANSLSAANDMMVLNPKWINIRRGQIICALIGGWVVCPWEILSEAQGFLSFMSGYTVFLGPFAGIMITDVSFDLFSVPLGTTSQIHYSTGLFIDVRWTSRRCTIHEGGIDIGMGLTGAP, translated from the exons ATGTCGTTTTGCCAGCGATACTTGGCTCCCAATTCTTGGGCTCTCAAGCCGTCCCCATCCTCTCTAGCTCCTCCTGAGTACCAGCGATGGACCAACGAGGATATGGATCCAGTTCCACCGAATCGGAGGACGTGGTCTACGAGAAACTATATTACGTATTGGATCTCGGATGCTGCAAATGCCCCTACATGGCAATGTGCGAGTTCGATGATTGCGATCGGGCTTTCTTG GAGGGAATCGCTGGCAGCAGTCGCAATAGCGCATGTTATTATCGCTGCTGTGATGGTTCTGAACGGAACTATTGGCGCAAGGTTGCACGTC GCTTTCCCCCTTCTTAATCGGTCATCGTTCGGATTTTGGTTCAGCTACTTTAGTGTTCTGAGCCGCATCATCCTCGCAATGTTCTGGTTTGGTGTTCAG ACCTACACGGGCTCTGAATGCACGTATCAGATGATAAAAGCCATCTGGCCGTCGACTGGCAGGATACCGAATCGGCTTCCGGAGAGCGCGAATATCACGACTGTGG GCATGATGTGCTATGTCATCTTTTGGCTCATCCAGTTTCCTTTGCTCCTTGTGTCCCCTCAACGAATCAAATATCTTTT TACTGTCAAGGCCGTCATAGTCCCTCTGGCGTTCATAATTATGTTGGTATGGGCGATGGTAAGGGCACCTCCGAGAGTGTCATTGGGGCCACAAAAATCTACCGTGGCTGGAAGCGACTTGCGTTGGGCTTGGCTCTCGGCTATGAACAGTGCATTAGGCATCTATGCGACCGTGGCAGTCAACATACCTGATTTCACG AGATACGCTAAAACTGAACGAGC GCAATATGTTCAATTAGCGGTCATTCCCATTGCATTCACTCTAGTCGCATTTTGTGGAATTGCCGTGACCTCCGCCGGACAAGTCCTATTCAATGAAACGCTATGGGACCCTACAAAATTTATCGATCGTGCTTGGGGTGTTAACAACCGCGCTGCCGCTTTCTTTGCATCGTTTTCATTCGCTCTAGCCTCGATTGGAACCAACATCAGCGCAAACTCTTTGAGTGCTGCAAACGACATGATGGTCTTAAACCCCAAGTGGATCAATATACGCAGAGGACAGATCATCTGTGCGTTAATCGGAGGATGGGTAGTATGTCCGTGGGAGATATTAAGCGAGGCACAAGGATTTTTGTCCTTTATGAGTGGGTATACGGTCTTTTTGGGACCGTTTGCTGGGAT TATGATTACAGATGTGAGTTTCGATCTCTTTTCTGTGCCTCTGGGAACAACGAGTCAAATCCATTACAGTACTGGCTTGTTCATAGATGTCAGGTGGACGTCAAGGCGATGTACGATCCACGAGGGAGGTATAGATATTGGAATGGGATT AACTGGCGCGCCGTAG